The genomic region GACTTCTTGTATTACGtaaggtccatcccactttgatgtgaatttgctttttgttttgtgactCATGATGATGGGCCTTCATAATGCCAAGATAAGATCTCCATTTTGGAAAGACCTtaggcggactttcttgttaaATGTCTTGGATAGTCGTGCTTGAGCTTCGAGCCTATTTTCGTCGAgtgcttccaactcttgaagtCGTAGCTTTGCGTTTTCCTCTTCAGTTAAGCCTTTTTGTATAACCATAtttagtgaggggatttgacttttgAGTGGCAGAACAGCTTCCACGTCATATAcaagagaataaggtgtagcttgggtatgAGTTCTATGTGTCATCCTATATGCCCAAAATGCTTCGCTTATTCTTTTATGctagtctctctttgttcggctgATTACCttcttcaggaggttgcacaccgttttgttgaatgcttccgcaaGATCATTGGTCGGaacatgatacatggaagacttgtgctacttgaacttgtatttctcGCAGAGCTCATCCATGAAtcggttggagaactgtttTTCGTTGTCAATGATGATGTAGCAAGGCACaacatatcggtggatgatatgctccttgatgaaacggacgacagtttccttcttgacttcCCTTAGGGGTACgacttcaacccatttggagaAGTAGGTAGTTGTAGCTAGGATGTAGGCTTCTCTGGTAGACGACTTTGGTGTGATTGGTCCAATGACGTCTAATCCCCATGCATCAAATGGCCATAAAGCAACCGTAGGGTGTAATGGCTCAAgtggttgatgtatgaagttggcgtggaattggtaGGCTTGGCCATAAAGTAAATCGTCCACCCATTTCCTCCAACATCCTGCGTacattcttttctttatttttttaatatattaggAAATCATTTCCTGATTTTTCTCTCCTACTGAGGAGGGATAACTTGTCATTGGGGACCCCTCGGGTGGTTAATTCCCGGTGAGACATTTCCGTTGGAGGCTCTGTCATCGGGGCAAAGTGTGACGGTTTGTATGAACATGCTATGCCTTTTTCTTATAGGATAAGTCTTCCTCTTAATGCTTTGCAGTACGAAGTATATGCTGTTGTCTTGTTTTTCTCTGCTTGGGTCTTGGTCATGGAGGGCACTTCCTCTCTTTCGGTAAAATGGAGAAATCTGCTGAAGCTTTCCTGAAGCATTTTCGGTTGCTTTTCTGGTTTGTATTCCACTTTGCATTGATTCTTTCCATGGCTAACAAGAAAAGGAGGGCATATGTACTGAGCTTACATAACTTCATGATCAAATTTGGTATATACTTTTACTGTATGAATTTCTCTTAAATATTGTTCCTTTCCCGGCCAGCAGATTATGTAAAGCTTGTAATTATACTAGTGCATCTCGACAACTAGAGAAATGTTTTAGTATGACGATCATACTAATACAGCGTTATTAATTCATGTGTCAtaatgtaaataaataaataacatgatTGATATGTCATaaatgttgagaatgagtcctaTATTGATGGGAGtagggaccttgcatgagcttataagaggttgggcttataagaggttgagctactctctatattgccaattggttttatgacggaacctcaactttctttattgTATCAAAGCAGGTTATCCCACGTGTGAAACCAAACGGCCACAAGCTCTTCACGTCATCCCGTTGTGTTGTctacgtgttaggcttgaaaattcaccacacaTGAGGGGGCATGCTAAGAATGAGTTCCACGTTGATGGGAGAATGAACTTTGCATGACCTTATAAAAAGTTGagttactccccatattgccttCAATAAATTCATATATCATAGATTTATAGTACGAAACGTGGCAGTTAGTTGCATAGTGGGttctaaaagaaaagaaactgcTTCAGGCTTGCTTCGGTTTAAGCCGCAAGGGATTTCGCCTGCTTCGTAAGCGAGGGATTAAATGGAAACTGCTTAAGAGGTTCGACATCTATTTTGTCGGCGCTCAAAACTTCTGGGCAACTGATAAATACCAAATGcaaattgttttttaaaatgacaCATAAAAGTGTAATCGAAGTCTTAAAACAGGTAAAAGATCCCTAAACTTAAGATAAAACTATTGAAGTTGAATGCATGCATTCTTCTTCAGGAAAGATGCAACTAAATTAACTAATGAAGAGAAAGTAGGGTAAGCATGATCACAATTACTGACCAACAGACTGCTGTAGCTATCAATTTAATTACTTCTTGGTTGATGAAGAGTACTTAATTAAAGTCGACAAAGTTTTTAGTGCAGTGAAATTGATTTATATTTCATGATTTTTAAATAcgaaataaataacaaatatgCATATTATAACATAATTAGTAAATGAATAAGCACCGTAAATTTTAAACTCTAAACTCTCACATGACATTGTGATGATTACAATACCTAATAATGAATACTTTGAAAGCTTTTTTGACACTCGTTCgtggaaatttttttgttagaaaTTTGTAAGATTAGAAAGGTCTGTAGGCCATTGCCCTTTTGCGGGGTCACAACTAGTCAACACATTGTCGGACCACGATTCAAGCATATATAAAGATAGGATTAATTATGGTTTAATGCTCATCGTGATAAGCATGTACAAGTAATCGCCACTTGCCATTTGTTTGTAAATTCAGCTTTCAGTGAAACAAAAATGTAAAAGATGGATAACTACCATactaataaacaaaaacaatcatgtagttcatcttttcttttcttgtagtgaattggcagacttttctttttctttcctaagAAAATATCATTGAGATGTTATATTCTCTGCTagtatttgatttgatttattccTCTTGCATATATGGTTTTAGCTAACGCTACTTTGGCATCCTCTCGTTTCAAGTTTGTGTAGAAGTCTTCTACATTAGCTGTCCAAACAGGACAAGGAAAACACGAGCACAAACATGACCACAAATTAAATTCCACGATCAAGATCAAGACCACACGGTCTGACGACTCGTAGGTCATTGATCAAAAAATGTAACTCGTCAATGATCAAACCAGTTTGGTTCATATATAATATGACATATGATAGCAAATCACATTCCATATAAAGTTATTAAAGTCATAAAATAATTAGACAGCTTTTTTCTTGTTAATCATTCACATTGATCAATAAAGTAATCTAGAACCATCGTGCATGTACATGGCCGCTAGAAAGCGTCCATTAACCGACAAATCACATCAAACTAAAAAATGTTTTAACAAATTAACTATTTTAACCACCTTCAAGGGAATGTCACACGTAAATCAACGACTAGTGTGGAAGGTGTAGTTGAACTAAACGAACATACAATTGATTAGACCTGATAATTTTTTATTCGATTCATTAATTTGACATAAAATGATACTAAATTAATAGATTTCAATACGTTGACAAATCAGATTATTATTGGGTAATTGATAAACACATGTTAAGGTAACGAGTCGATTCATGTCTAATTATGTGTAAACTGTAACAAGTTAAGAAATAGTTAATGTGGTAATttcaaactactaaaaaaactactatagtcacttagtactataatttactagtattcctcttcacttgcaagtgagatgtcttaagttcaattctcatTAAAGATGATTTTGAACCATTTTATTAATAACATAGTGTGAGGCTAAACCATCACTCTcatttaatgtagataatatcatttgttaataataataataataataataataaaataaataaaactactATAATAGCAATAGGATTTAATCCCCTTTTGTAAGATTAAATCCCTACTGTTAACttctatatttattattttatgtgttaTGTGCGCGAATATGAATGGCGCTTGGAATGAGAGATGAACCAAAACGTCTGTCTCTCTAAGAAAGCTTGCTTGAATAAAGGCTTTCTATATTATTAAGGGTGGATTGTCAATTTAGTCCATGAATTATCACCTCAGTAAAAATTAGgtccctaaactattttttttcagaaaaatcaatcattaaattataaaaatttgccaattacatccctaagattatattcaaagctcatatattcaattttccgtcaatttaagtcacattacttgcatgtgatacgcAATGGAGGGTAGCTTATTAGTTTTTCATCAAGAAATAATGTATGGAGTTAATTTTAGCAGGTAAATTGGTAGTTTCACGTAAAAAATAGTGTAAGctaactttggagggtaaattagacgttagattcaCAACCTCAATGAAATATTAAGAGTTTATAAGCAAGAAAATAACGGTATTATAGTCTAAGAGCAAATCCACCCCTGAAAAAATGTGTCAGCACCTAGTCTATTTAatccactcagtgaacagtgatagtgtcacatcccgacgcggggcggatcacttcccagacccactccaccactgtagcacaatattgtccgctttgggccccgaaccacgccctcacggttttgtttcagggaaaattgtcacatcctgacccgagcgggaccacttcccgagcccgattccaccgtagcatgatattgtccgctttggaccccagcacaccctcacgattttgtttctgggaactcacacaagaacttcctagtgagtcacccatcatggaaatgctctcacgcgctactcgcttaacttcggagttccgatggaacctgaagccagtgagctcctaaaaggcctcgtgctaggtagagatgagaatataaatataaggatcactcccctaggcgatgtgggatgtcacagataGACGCCAATGAATAGTAATaggccaaatgcatctccacccccaacaaaaaataacctaatcaattttattaaaattttattattatttattataaaataataattttatttttaatttctaaccttataaaaaaaatattattaattttttatatttttataaaatattattataaattaCACCTCTAGCATCATCGCCGGCCCGACCCACGACGCCAAGCCCACTGTCCTTGTCTAAGAGAAGCTCGGAGAACCCCAAATCAACCTCCTCAAGCAGTTCATTAATGTCGATTGCTCCTACAATCTCAGCCCCGAGGAGCTCTGCACCAAGATCTCGCTCTACGACGCATTGATCATGCATAGCGGGACCAAGGTCACCCGCGAGGTGTTCGATCCTTCGGCGGGAGGTTGAAGGTCATGGGAAGAGCTGGCGTCGGCATCGACAACGTGGATCTGATTGCGGTGATTGAGTTCGAGTGCTTGGTGGTGAACGTCCCCATGGTCAACACCGTTGCAACCGCTGAGCATGAGATTGCTCACGTCAAATGGCCCGGCTGTTGGGTCTATCAATTCTAGGCCAGTCTCTTGCCTGGCTTGGACTGAGTGCTAGCCTATTAGGTTGGGGGCCGGCTTGTTTTGGGTGTTGGGTGCCAGGCAATCCACTCccggtggacttgctctaaagtatatcaagtgacttaagttaactaaaaattggataaaataactttgaatataatattagggatgaaattagcaatttttaataaatttaggggcatattttaccaaaaaataataattcagtgacctaattttcactacGGTTATAGTTCAAGAACTAAATCGACACTTCACcctattattattaattaatatataatttatacaagtttaaattatatatatttatttatatattataatttatatattacaatttatatatatatatatattaatatataaacaTGTGCAAATTCCTAAGttgaattatatattattaatatataaatataacatgccctttatgcaaagggattcccatttttttttttcaaaaaatggggattagatGTAGGACCCACTTCACATTGAATTTCAACGATTCGAactgtctattttgtaagtctcgattcatagatcatccttgcaaaaattcatttcaatccgaaatcatttgcttatttaattatcaagaataaatttcattgtttcttatataacaaagtattcgttaattttttttgacccaattagatgtcttaaatatttccgatttggctaatattttgtaagtatgatctatgaggtgcaacttgaaaaatagacagctcggatcgttaaagttcgatatGGTGTgaaccccacaactaatccctatttttataaataaaaaaaatgaagatcatTTCCCTTAAAGGTttcctataaataaataaatatatatatgaagtgttattggcactccaaaaatctcattctacactcctcacaattgtatttttcttttcaaatatagaaaatttagagtgtagaatgaaatttttggagtgccaataacaatttcctctatatatatatatatatatatatatatatatctctctctctctctctctctctctctctctctctctctctacgaGATTAAATCTCATTTTGAAGTAATATAGTGGTATgtccaaattttataaaatatgttAACACGTCTTCAATTTTTACACACGATAAAATGACCCGAGTTATTAAAAATTCGTTAAGATAACATAtattacacacacaaaaatacGAACATGACAAACACGATCCATTTACCAAGCCTACACTTAGATGCACATAATTCGTATAATATATTCTGAGTTTCTGATCATGAGGGCAATAGATAAATTATGCCAACGTTTATATATTATTGCCAAAATGACTTcaactaaaatattatttatatattgtaATAAACAAGGATAATAAAAGATTACTCCTTCCATGAGAACGTGACTGTAAGAACGccatcatttttattttctttatcattAAGCTGAAGCTCCTATAAATCATTTAATTTAGAGATCATAAGTCATCTATATGTACAAGTAAATTTGATTATAGTAACAAATATTATCATCATGATTAACCGTTTACTTTTTTATGCTGTGAATAATTAAACAATCTTTAAAtctaatgattttttattttttattttttaaatatgatcttcaaataagataaaaagaaaatagataatTCAAATTATGACATGTGAACGATGACACATTATCTTGTCGTTATGTAACATATACAATTATATGTACCTTATTACATTAAAAAGTAGCGATTGAGTTTGCCAAGATGGAATCCTGTCCCTTATTTATCCACTAATAAAGAGGGAACACTAACTTAGGACCACATGAGTTGTcgtaaaagttcaaaaaaaaaaaaaaaaaaaaaaatttgattgatCTGAAAAATCATTAATAAACCCTCCTCCATCAGGAGGAAAGAACCACCACTACATAATTACATGATTTACATCTTACTCCAACACAGAGCTAGAACCCTTTCCACATTCTCTCATCCATCTTCCTGAGATTTTTGACCTTTTTTTTCTAACGGGTGGGTTGTGCCAAGTTCAACAACAATGGTGAGTAGACTGATGGAAGCATGTTGTTTGAAGGACAAGGAGAAGGGAGATGACGATGAGAAGCCAGATTACATGGTGAGTGGGGGCAACAGAATCAGAGGAAAAGTTGTGTTGATGAAGAAGAATGTGTTGGACTTCAACGACCTCAAAGCTTCGGTCGTTGATAGAATCCATGAGCTCTtgggcaaaggtgtttccatgCAGCTCATCAGTGCCACTCATCCTGAATCAGCAGGTcagtctctctttctctagcTAGGTTTCTTCAGTTGAATCGAATTAACAATCCACTAAAATTCTTTGAGTTTTTCACGTAAGCTCTAGGTAACATTACATTTTCGAGAAAAATACATCAAACCCAATACGTCGGGGAAAAAAACCCAACTGACTTGGTAATGGAATAGATGTGAGGCCTTTTTCTCTAATTGATCTGttgatgtgtgtgtgtttttattgaaaaactTATAGTTGTCAGAGTGTTTTTTCTAGTTTACTAAAATTCTTTTGTTAGGTGTTTGCAATTCATGAATTTAATCTTGGAACCTACATAACTGGACGCAAAAGCTATGTTGAAGAAGAGAAGTGTATTAGgattttgacaaagctgaagaTTGACTCAAAATTCTTATTCATGTGCAGCAAATGGATTGAAATCGAgagggaagcttggagaggtAGCTTACTTGGAGAAATGGGTTACAACGACTACGTCTTTGTCGGCAGGAGAAGCTAGTTTCTCCATTTCCTTGGATTGGGATGAGTCTCATGGTGTTCCTGGGGCATTGTTGATCAGaaaccaccaccatagccaattCTACCTCAAGACAATAACATTAGAAGACGTTCCTGGGCACGGTCAACTCCATTTTGTCTGCAATTCTTGGGTATACCCAGCACATCGTTACAAGTACAATAGAATATTTTTCCCCAACAAGGTACTGGTTAATTAACATAATGCCAAGTATAACATCCATTAGGGAGAGACACttttcactaatttttttttctttttataattttttatttaagaagGAAGAAATCTGGAATCTTGTAGCTCATGCAGCATGCTTTGTTATTCTTTGATTAAAATAACAAGTAAATAAAGGTTTAGTGACTTGATTAATTGGTTTTAGCATCTGATCTTATCCGGACCATGTGGTCAGATTCTGTAAGGATCGATTCTTTTAATCTCAATAGTATGGAAAAATCATAATCCATTACTTTTCCAGCTCGATTAGCACAGTAGCACTcgcacaaaaaaaatcattttatattatgtttgatttaattttttctaGTTTCATTAAATCTTTTGGTGTTTTGACAAATATACGATACAACATTAGTTACATTCAGTGGTTTTTTTTGGAACACAATTCAACAATTTTCAAAAGTTTCAATAAATTGGGGTTTCTCTAATTTATTGAAAGAGAGATGATTTtcacatattttatttatttttgttcatttttctcCTATGATTCACCAATCAAATAAGAGTgcgcaagaaaaagaaaagggacgCTTGGTGGAATCACTTCCCCTGCTGAAATGCAGAAATGAAACTGAAATGCTATAATTTTTGTTAAGGTACTTACGAGACTGCACTGCCCTGACTGAAAACTTCATGTTTTTGTTTAGGCCTACCTGCCATCTAAAACACCTGAGCTACTACACCCTTACAGGGAAGATGAACTCGTTAATCTCCGAGGGAGTGGATCAGGCGAACTAAAGGAGTGGGACAGAGTCTATGACTATGCTTATTACAATGATTTAGGTAGTCCAGACAAGGGTCCAGAATATGCCCGCCCTGCACTTGGTGGGTCGAACGAGTATCCATatccaagaagaggaagaactGGTCGAGAACCAACTAAAACCGGTTCGTAACCTAAATGGCTCATTTTGCTAATCAAGTCCTGAATAAGTTAAAATATGGCAACAACACGTACAGCATGAAGCATTCCTTGCGGTTCTATCTATGACCAATTTTCTCTTATGCTTTGTACAGACCCCAATTCCGAGAGCAGACTGCCGCTTCTAAGTCTAGACATTTACGTTCCGAAAGATGAGCGGTTTGGCCACGTGaagttttcagattttcttgCCTATGGCCTGAAATCCCTGGTTCAAATATTGCTTCCAGAACTTAAGTCTTTGTGCGATAAAACTATCAACGAGTTTGACACCTTTGAGGATGTACTTAATCTCTATGACGGAGGTATCAAGCTACCAAATGGTACTCTCAAGAAAATACGGGAGTGCATCCCTTGGGAGCTGCTTAAGGAACTGATTCGCTCAGATGGCGAGCGATTTCTCAAGTTTCCAATGCCTGATGTGATTAAAAGTACATAAAGATATTTTTTTCCCCGGTGACATGGTTTTAGATATGCTACATTCCTATATTGTTGAACATAAATCGTATTCAACTATGAATTTTTCCTGATATAATTGCAGGAGATAGGTCTGCATGGAGGACAGACGAAGAGTTTGCACGAGAAATGCTAGCAGGGGTGAACCCTGTTAACATCACCCGCCTCCAAGTAAAATATACCATTTTCCATGGTTCATATTACAATTATAGTGGCATGGATTTATTCTAAGTTGTCCAAATAATCACCGAAATTTTAACTACAGGAGTTTCCCCCAGTTAGCAAGCTAGACCCAAAAGTGTACGGGAATCAGCACAGTTCGATAAGAGAAGAGCACATTGCAAGCAACATGAATGGCCTCACGGTTAGTGAGGTACAAATGATGCTTCATTTGTTTCCAGTATATATTTTATACGACTATAGTCCGTGTTTTTAAATCTATGAActgaaataattatttttgtccCGTTTTGCGCAGGCAATTGAAAGTAACAGGCTGTTCATATTAGATCATCATGATGCATTAATGATATACCTGAGGCGAATAAACTCTACGCACACAAAGACGTATGCCACCAGAACTCTCCTCTTGCTCCAAGAAGACGGGACATTGAAGCCTTTGGCAATTGAGTTGAGCTTACCACATCCACAAGGGGACCATTATGGTTGTGTCAGTACAGTCTTCACTCCACCAGGACAAGGAAAAAAAGGCATCGAGGAGTCGGTGTGGCAGCTTGCGAAAGCTTATGCTGCTGTAAATGATTCTGGATATCATCAGCTTATCAGCCACTGGTACGATGTCTAACATAGAAAGCGCCATATTTTATCATCAGGTAGCAGTTTGGTTCTAG from Pyrus communis chromosome 4, drPyrComm1.1, whole genome shotgun sequence harbors:
- the LOC137731452 gene encoding probable linoleate 9S-lipoxygenase 5 isoform X2, producing the protein MVSRLMEACCLKDKEKGDDDEKPDYMVSGGNRIRGKVVLMKKNVLDFNDLKASVVDRIHELLGKGVSMQLISATHPESAANGLKSRGKLGEVAYLEKWVTTTTSLSAGEASFSISLDWDESHGVPGALLIRNHHHSQFYLKTITLEDVPGHGQLHFVCNSWVYPAHRYKYNRIFFPNKAYLPSKTPELLHPYREDELVNLRGSGSGELKEWDRVYDYAYYNDLGSPDKGPEYARPALGGSNEYPYPRRGRTGREPTKTDPNSESRLPLLSLDIYVPKDERFGHVKFSDFLAYGLKSLVQILLPELKSLCDKTINEFDTFEDVLNLYDGGIKLPNGTLKKIRECIPWELLKELIRSDGERFLKFPMPDVIKRDRSAWRTDEEFAREMLAGVNPVNITRLQEFPPVSKLDPKVYGNQHSSIREEHIASNMNGLTAIESNRLFILDHHDALMIYLRRINSTHTKTYATRTLLLLQEDGTLKPLAIELSLPHPQGDHYGCVSTVFTPPGQGKKGIEESVWQLAKAYAAVNDSGYHQLISHWLNTHAVIEPFVIATHRQLSVLHPIHKLLHPHFRDTMNINALARQILINADGVLEKTVFPGRFSMEMSAVIYKGWVFTDQALPADLCKRGMAVLDKTCPHGLRLLIEDYPFAVDGLEIWSAIQTWVDEYCCLYYESDDAVQGDSELQDWWTELRNVGHGDKKNEPWWPKMQTRDELIESCTIIIWVASALHAAVNFGQYSYAGYLPNRPTVSRRFMPEAGTAEYAELESNPDAAFLKTITAQLQTLLGVSLIEILSRHSTDEVYLGQNDTPEWTSDAEALAAFARFGEKLMDIEKRINERNKDMRLKNRVGPVDMPYTLLYPNTSDKSREGGLTGKGIPNSVSI
- the LOC137731452 gene encoding probable linoleate 9S-lipoxygenase 5 isoform X1 encodes the protein MVSRLMEACCLKDKEKGDDDEKPDYMVSGGNRIRGKVVLMKKNVLDFNDLKASVVDRIHELLGKGVSMQLISATHPESAANGLKSRGKLGEVAYLEKWVTTTTSLSAGEASFSISLDWDESHGVPGALLIRNHHHSQFYLKTITLEDVPGHGQLHFVCNSWVYPAHRYKYNRIFFPNKAYLPSKTPELLHPYREDELVNLRGSGSGELKEWDRVYDYAYYNDLGSPDKGPEYARPALGGSNEYPYPRRGRTGREPTKTDPNSESRLPLLSLDIYVPKDERFGHVKFSDFLAYGLKSLVQILLPELKSLCDKTINEFDTFEDVLNLYDGGIKLPNGTLKKIRECIPWELLKELIRSDGERFLKFPMPDVIKRDRSAWRTDEEFAREMLAGVNPVNITRLQEFPPVSKLDPKVYGNQHSSIREEHIASNMNGLTVSEAIESNRLFILDHHDALMIYLRRINSTHTKTYATRTLLLLQEDGTLKPLAIELSLPHPQGDHYGCVSTVFTPPGQGKKGIEESVWQLAKAYAAVNDSGYHQLISHWLNTHAVIEPFVIATHRQLSVLHPIHKLLHPHFRDTMNINALARQILINADGVLEKTVFPGRFSMEMSAVIYKGWVFTDQALPADLCKRGMAVLDKTCPHGLRLLIEDYPFAVDGLEIWSAIQTWVDEYCCLYYESDDAVQGDSELQDWWTELRNVGHGDKKNEPWWPKMQTRDELIESCTIIIWVASALHAAVNFGQYSYAGYLPNRPTVSRRFMPEAGTAEYAELESNPDAAFLKTITAQLQTLLGVSLIEILSRHSTDEVYLGQNDTPEWTSDAEALAAFARFGEKLMDIEKRINERNKDMRLKNRVGPVDMPYTLLYPNTSDKSREGGLTGKGIPNSVSI